Proteins encoded by one window of Winogradskyella sp. PG-2:
- a CDS encoding DUF6624 domain-containing protein yields MSGERGNWTICNVLQHADQETREHYIPLMKQAVLDKKLEPRYLVRAEDRIATDKGKLQIYGGQMKYYPETKSFNVWPDFNPENIDKRRAEIGLEPIAEFLKNRFDFDWNLNEQIQRTKAFKTKQNK; encoded by the coding sequence ATGAGTGGAGAACGAGGAAATTGGACCATTTGCAATGTACTACAACATGCAGATCAAGAAACAAGAGAACATTATATTCCTTTAATGAAGCAAGCTGTGTTAGACAAAAAATTAGAGCCAAGATATTTGGTGCGGGCTGAAGACAGGATTGCTACTGATAAGGGTAAGCTACAGATCTATGGAGGACAAATGAAATACTATCCAGAAACAAAAAGCTTTAATGTATGGCCAGACTTTAACCCTGAGAATATAGACAAAAGACGAGCCGAAATTGGGCTTGAACCAATTGCAGAATTTCTAAAAAATAGATTTGACTTTGATTGGAATCTCAATGAGCAAATACAACGAACAAAAGCATTTAAAACTAAACAGAATAAATAA
- a CDS encoding DoxX family protein, translated as MNILNIALLFSSVAFLFYGANCLLSKKMKDEFVRFGLEKQRILTGYLQLFGALGLIFGYLFFPLLIFIASVGLAILMFLGFAVRLKIKDSLLESLPSLIFGLINLFICVSFYYKFNLS; from the coding sequence ATGAATATTTTAAACATAGCATTACTCTTTTCTAGTGTTGCCTTTTTATTCTATGGTGCTAATTGTTTATTATCAAAGAAAATGAAGGATGAGTTTGTTAGATTTGGTTTAGAAAAGCAAAGAATACTAACAGGATATTTGCAACTATTTGGCGCTTTGGGATTAATATTCGGTTATTTGTTTTTTCCTCTCTTGATATTCATTGCCTCAGTAGGATTAGCGATTCTTATGTTTTTAGGATTTGCAGTGAGGTTAAAAATAAAAGATAGTCTTTTGGAATCATTACCATCCCTAATATTTGGCCTAATCAATCTTTTTATATGTGTAAGTTTTTATTATAAATTTAATTTGTCTTAA